The genomic window TGGAGAACCGCCTCCAGGACAAGGTGCGGCTGCTCTCCGGCGGCCAGCGCCAGGCCCTCACCCTGCTCATGGCCACGCTGAAGAAGCCCCAACTGCTCCTGCTGGACGAACACACCGCCGCCCTGGACCCCAAGACGGCGGAGGTAATCCTGGACCTCACCCTCAAGCTGGTGGCCGAGCACCGGCTCACCACCCTCATGGTTACCCACAACCTGGCCCAGGCCCTTAAAGCCGGAAACCGCACCCTGATGATGGACGAGGGCCGCATAGTCCTGGACCTCAACGGGGAACAGAAGCGGCGCACCACGGTTTCCGACCTGCTCGCCCTCTTCGAGCGCCGGGGCGTCCTGTCCGACCGCGTACTCCTGGCCAACTAGCCGCGCTACGCTCCTTCTTGTTTCCATGGTATAATCAAGACAGGGTTTAGGCTCGCTGATGACCAAACTCGGATATGGCGCGGACAATGCCGGCGCCGGCTAAGACACGGCGAAGGCCCGAAACGAGGGGTTTTAACGTGGCCAATCGAGCGCGCGACTGGCTCGAGCAGGCTCTAAGGGATCTGGCCCAGGCCGAGGACTCCCGGAAGGCGGGCCGGCACGAGTGGGCCTGCTTCGCCGCCCAGCAGGCGGCGGAAAAAGCGGTAAAGGCCTTTTTTATATACCGGCGCGCTACCCCAACAGTCACCCGACAGGGCCACCGTTCGAGCACTATGGCCCCCTGCAAAGCGGGGAGGCGATAAGCTTTGCCGGGGAGATCATCGAGTTCGTACGTTCGAAAATGGCCTAATGCCCGCGAGGTAGACGCGGCGGCTCGCCGCTGGGCGATGGCGCTTGCTCGCTCCCGGCCGGAGGTACTGGAAATCGGCTATTTTGGTTCCTATGCCCGCGGCGACTGGGGGCCGGGGAGCGACCTTGACCTGGTGGTCATAGTAGCCAGCTCTCCCCTTCCTTTTGAGCGCCGGGCGGCAGAAATCGACGCTACCAACCTCCCCGTCCCTGCCGATCTCTTGGTGTATACGCAACAGGAGTGGCAGGCACTGAGGAAACGCAGCCCGCACTTTGCCAGGACCCTCCGCCGGGAGATCGTGTGGCTCTTTCACCGCCCCGCTACCCGCAAACCTGACACCGGCCCGGACACGGTACCCGGCTGCTACTCGTAGCGCAGGGCTACCGCCGGCTGCAGGCCCGCCGCCCGCCGCGCCGGGTAAAGACCGAAGAAGATCCCTACCGCCAGGGCGAAGGCCAGGCCCAGCAGAACGGATGAGGGCTTGATCAGCGCCGAGGTGCCCGCGAACTGCCCCAGGCCGTAGGCGCCCGCTATCCCCAAGGCTATCCCGGCGGCGCCTCCCACCAGGGATAGCACCAGCGACTCCAGCAGAAACTGCAGGAGCACGTCCCGCCTCCGCGCTCCCACCGCCAGACGGATGCCGATCTCCCTCGTGCGCTCGGCCACGCCGATCAGCATCACGTTCATTATGCCTATACCCCCCACTACCAGGGAGATAGCGGCTATCCCGGCCAGGAACAGGGTGATCATGCCCATCGTCTGGTTAAGAGAGGAAAGCACGGTGGCCTGGTTCAT from Clostridia bacterium includes these protein-coding regions:
- a CDS encoding nucleotidyltransferase domain-containing protein, with the translated sequence MPGRSSSSYVRKWPNAREVDAAARRWAMALARSRPEVLEIGYFGSYARGDWGPGSDLDLVVIVASSPLPFERRAAEIDATNLPVPADLLVYTQQEWQALRKRSPHFARTLRREIVWLFHRPATRKPDTGPDTVPGCYS